A stretch of the Aspergillus puulaauensis MK2 DNA, chromosome 6, nearly complete sequence genome encodes the following:
- a CDS encoding glycoside hydrolase family 18 protein (CAZy:GH18;~COG:G;~EggNog:ENOG410PIRU;~InterPro:IPR017853,IPR001223,IPR001579;~PFAM:PF00704;~SECRETED:SignalP(1-22);~go_function: GO:0004553 - hydrolase activity, hydrolyzing O-glycosyl compounds [Evidence IEA];~go_process: GO:0005975 - carbohydrate metabolic process [Evidence IEA]): MGFFTRFLALTAGLALLETVYAKLDLSSNSTVVVYWGQDSYQASGGDIAQKRLGDYCDDSNIDVIVMAFLMTINGQGGAPEVDFGSTSKDCDTFKDTNLKNCPEIGKDITTCQSKGKTIILSIGGATYSEGGFKSDKAAEDGANLIWSTFGPDKGDSKIPRPFGKAVVDGFDFDFEAAVTHMGKFATKLRSLADADKSKKYYLTAAPQCPFPDAADKDILNTNSSAAVDAVFVQFYNNFCGANAYTPDKPKDKAAKAEGSGSRTAAQNFNFDVWDKWALKESKNKDVRVFLGVPANKGAASTGYLPIESLEPVIQYSKGFESFGGVMMWDVSQAYPNKGFLDGVKKALGKGAQQQSAHGSSEDTNVAPSPAPKPPQQQQQQPQAEQSHSDSAGQQGTQPASQQDGQASGAASPRPGEQQNQNQDQTDDQDQPPNLLNNINGLLSSVNGLGPKLH; encoded by the exons ATGGGTTTCTTCACGAGGTTTCTCGCCCTGACGGCTGGTCTGGCACTACTAGAGACAGTGTACGCCAAGTTGGATCTGTCGTCTAACTCGACCGTTGTGGTATACTGGG GACAGGACTCATACCAAGCGTCGGGGGGAGATATTGCCCAGAAGCGGCTGGGAGACTACTGTGATG ATTCCAATATCGATGTCATCGTGATGGCCTTTCTAATGACAATCAATGGCCAAGGAGGCGCTCCAGAAGTTGACTTCGGCTCAACGTCTAAAGATTGCGACACATTCAAGGACACAAACCTGAAAAACTGCCCTGAGATtgg AAAAGACATCACAACGTGTCAATCCAAAGGCAAGACaatcatcctctccatcggCGGCGCAACCTACAGCGAGGGCGGTTTCAAATCCGATAAAGCCGCCGAAGACGGAGCAAACCTCATCTGGTCAACATTCGGCCCGGACAAGGGCGACAGCAAGATACCCCGACCCTTCGGCAAAGCTGTCGTCGACGGATTCGACTTTGACTTCGAAGCCGCGGTCACACACATGGGCAAGTTCGCGACGAAGCTGCGATCCCTGGCGGACGCggacaagagcaagaaataCTACCTTACTGCGGCGCCGCAGTGTCCGTTCCCTGATGCTGCGGACAAGGACATTCTGAACACAAACAGCTCTGCGGCTGTCGATGCGGTATTTGTGCAGTTCTACAATAATTTCTGTGGGGCGAATGCATATACACCAGATAAGCCGAAGGATAAGGCGGCCAAGGCCGAAGGAAGCGGCAGCAGAACCGCAGCCCAGAACTTCAATTTCGACGTGTGGGACAAGTGGGCCCTCAAAGAGAGTAAGAACAAGGACGTGCGTGTGTTCCTGGGTGTCCCGGCGAACAAGGGCGCTGCAAGCACGGGGTACCTGCCTATTGAGAGCCTGGAACCAGTAATCCAGTACAGTAAGGGGTTTGAGAGCTTTGGAGGCGTGATGATGTGGGATGTGAGCCAGGCCTATCCAAATAAGGGATTTTTGGATGGAGTGAAGAAGGCTTTGGGCAAGGGCGCTCAGCAGCAATCTGCGCACGGATCGAGTGAGGATACGAATGTTGCACCTTCGCCCGCGCCGAAGcccccgcagcagcagcagcaacaaccacaggCGGAACAAAGCCACTCAGATTCTGCAGGACAGCAGGGAACGCAGCCCGCCTCGCAGCAGGACGGGCAGGCCAGCGGTGCCGCAAGCCCACGCCCGggagagcagcagaaccagaaccaagaTCAGACCGACGATCAGGATCAACCTCCGAACCTTCtgaataatattaatggGCTCCTGTCGTCAGTCAATGGGCTTGGTCCGAAGCTGCACTGA